A window of the Planktothrix serta PCC 8927 genome harbors these coding sequences:
- a CDS encoding carbon dioxide-concentrating mechanism protein CcmK yields the protein MSQQAVGALETKGFPGVLAAADAMVKAGRVTLVGYIRAGSARFTIMIRGDVSEVKTAMDAGIAAVEKAYGAALETWVIIPRPHENVVAVLPIDFNEGVEEYRAAAEGLTLPRGR from the coding sequence ATGTCACAGCAAGCCGTTGGAGCTTTAGAAACGAAAGGATTTCCAGGTGTTTTAGCCGCAGCAGATGCGATGGTTAAAGCGGGTCGGGTAACTTTGGTGGGCTATATTCGGGCGGGAAGTGCCCGATTTACCATTATGATTCGGGGAGATGTTTCCGAAGTTAAAACTGCGATGGATGCCGGAATTGCCGCAGTCGAAAAAGCTTATGGTGCGGCGTTAGAAACTTGGGTGATTATTCCCCGTCCCCATGAAAATGTGGTAGCTGTTTTACCGATTGATTTTAATGAGGGTGTTGAAGAATATCGGGCGGCTGCGGAAGGGTTAACGTTACCGAGAGGTCGTTAA
- a CDS encoding Uma2 family endonuclease — MTHALNIGIETSDKIMSLEEFLSYDDNTDACYELEDGRLLLMPTESEINRRIACFLFAYFIQLGIPFSRLTMKTELAVMGSRTTVRVPDLIILTEVLAQEMEGASRSLITIDMSPPQMVVEVVSPGEENEQRDYRYKRSQYQARGIPEYWIIDPIQQQITVFNLVTGLYEQALFTGDEVIGSTLLSEYNQQSPLTASQLLQTTN; from the coding sequence ATGACCCATGCACTAAATATAGGCATCGAAACTTCTGATAAAATCATGTCCTTGGAGGAGTTTCTCAGTTATGATGATAATACCGATGCTTGTTATGAGCTAGAGGATGGGAGACTGCTATTAATGCCTACTGAAAGCGAAATTAATCGACGTATTGCTTGTTTTTTGTTTGCCTATTTTATCCAATTAGGCATCCCATTTTCTCGATTAACAATGAAGACAGAACTTGCGGTTATGGGAAGTCGAACGACTGTGCGTGTTCCTGATTTAATAATATTAACAGAAGTCTTAGCACAGGAAATGGAGGGAGCTAGTCGTTCTTTGATTACAATAGATATGTCACCGCCTCAGATGGTGGTGGAAGTGGTGAGTCCAGGCGAGGAAAATGAACAGCGAGATTATCGTTATAAGCGATCGCAATATCAAGCACGAGGTATTCCTGAATATTGGATTATTGACCCAATACAACAACAAATTACCGTGTTTAATCTGGTGACAGGACTTTATGAACAAGCTCTATTTACAGGGGATGAGGTAATAGGTTCTACTTTATTATCAGAATATAACCAACAGTCACCTTTGACCGCATCACAGCTATTGCAAACAACAAATTAG
- a CDS encoding molybdopterin oxidoreductase family protein — MKSIKTLCPFCGVGCGLEIISTATADQEIKRDAQGNPIWKVRGDRQHPSSQGMVCVKGATVTESIRRDRLLYPMIRESLDQPFRKVSWDQALNLIVDRINTVRSEYGSDALCMYGSGQFVTEDYYVAQKLIKGCLGTNNFDANSRLCMSSAVSGYVQSLGADGPPCCYEDLELTDCAFIVGSNTAECHPIIFNRLAKYHKKNPDVKLIVADPRYTQTAQVADLHLPIRPGTDIDLFNGIGYLLLRWGDIDAVFIDECTRNFQQYAQLLQSYTPEIVAERCGITLEDLETAARYWQQSKRILSLWSMGLNQSSEGTAKVRSLINLHLMTGQIGKPGCGPFSLTGQPNAMGGREAGGLAHLLPGYRSVTNPQHRAEVEQFWGIPEGRISPHIGRTVWDMIIGLEQDQVQFLWIAATNPAVSMPDLERTKAALLKSPFTVYQEAYYPTETSAYAHVLLPATQWSEKTGVMTNSERRVTYCPGFDQPLGEARHDWEIFAEVGRRLGFKEQFAFQTSADVYAEFVQLTQGRPCDLSGLSHERLQHQGPTQWPCPAGSTEPGRQRLYTDNHFATPDGRAIFCGYHSQGLAEPCDPDYPYVLTTGRLYGHWHTLTRTGRTDKIQQMHPDPFIEIHPKDAANLGVENGDQVEVRSRRGSCLFPAKVTTFIAPGTVFVPMHWGALWAEDAEANNLTHPHACPDSRQPELKACAVQLIRK; from the coding sequence ATGAAATCAATTAAAACACTTTGTCCCTTTTGTGGTGTGGGTTGTGGTTTAGAAATTATTTCTACAGCAACGGCCGATCAAGAGATTAAACGGGATGCACAGGGAAACCCGATCTGGAAAGTTAGAGGCGATCGCCAACATCCTTCAAGTCAAGGCATGGTCTGTGTTAAAGGAGCTACTGTCACAGAATCCATTCGCCGGGATCGGCTTTTATATCCGATGATCCGAGAAAGTTTAGATCAACCTTTCCGAAAAGTGAGTTGGGATCAAGCCTTAAATTTGATAGTAGATCGGATCAATACGGTTCGCAGTGAATATGGTTCTGATGCTTTGTGTATGTACGGTTCCGGTCAGTTTGTTACCGAAGATTATTATGTGGCTCAAAAACTGATCAAAGGGTGTTTAGGAACTAATAATTTTGATGCTAATTCTCGTTTATGTATGTCCTCGGCCGTGTCGGGTTATGTTCAAAGTTTGGGTGCTGATGGCCCCCCCTGTTGTTATGAAGATTTAGAATTAACTGATTGTGCTTTTATTGTAGGCAGTAATACCGCCGAATGTCATCCGATTATATTTAATCGTTTAGCCAAATATCATAAAAAAAATCCCGACGTTAAATTAATTGTTGCTGATCCTCGATATACTCAAACTGCCCAAGTCGCCGACCTGCATTTACCCATTCGCCCCGGCACTGATATTGATTTATTTAATGGTATTGGTTATTTATTATTAAGATGGGGAGATATTGATGCGGTTTTTATTGATGAATGTACGCGCAATTTTCAACAATATGCTCAACTTTTACAATCCTATACTCCAGAAATTGTAGCCGAACGGTGTGGAATTACCCTCGAAGATTTAGAAACGGCGGCCCGCTATTGGCAACAATCTAAACGCATTTTATCCCTATGGTCAATGGGATTAAATCAGTCTTCGGAAGGGACTGCAAAAGTGCGATCGCTGATTAATCTACATTTAATGACAGGTCAAATTGGTAAACCCGGTTGTGGCCCCTTTTCCCTGACCGGACAACCGAACGCCATGGGAGGACGGGAAGCCGGAGGACTCGCCCATCTTTTACCGGGTTATCGCTCGGTGACTAACCCCCAACATCGGGCCGAAGTTGAACAGTTTTGGGGTATTCCCGAAGGTCGAATTTCTCCCCACATCGGACGCACCGTTTGGGATATGATTATCGGTTTAGAACAAGATCAAGTGCAGTTTCTCTGGATCGCCGCTACAAACCCTGCTGTGAGTATGCCAGATTTGGAACGCACCAAAGCCGCCCTGTTGAAATCTCCCTTTACCGTTTATCAAGAAGCCTACTATCCTACAGAAACCTCGGCTTACGCCCATGTCCTCCTCCCCGCTACTCAATGGAGTGAAAAAACCGGGGTGATGACCAACTCAGAACGCCGTGTTACCTATTGTCCAGGGTTTGATCAACCTTTGGGAGAAGCTCGACATGACTGGGAGATTTTTGCCGAAGTCGGGCGAAGGTTAGGGTTTAAGGAACAATTTGCTTTCCAAACCTCGGCGGATGTCTATGCTGAATTTGTCCAACTTACCCAAGGTCGTCCCTGTGATCTGTCCGGGTTAAGCCATGAGCGTTTGCAACACCAGGGGCCAACACAATGGCCCTGTCCCGCAGGAAGTACCGAGCCAGGTCGCCAACGCTTATATACTGATAATCATTTTGCTACCCCCGACGGTCGGGCGATTTTTTGCGGATATCATTCTCAAGGGTTAGCCGAACCCTGTGATCCTGATTATCCCTATGTGCTAACAACGGGTCGCCTATATGGTCACTGGCACACCCTTACCCGCACCGGGAGAACCGATAAAATTCAACAAATGCACCCCGACCCGTTTATTGAAATTCATCCCAAGGATGCAGCGAATTTGGGGGTTGAAAATGGCGATCAAGTTGAAGTGCGTTCTCGGCGGGGAAGTTGTCTATTTCCGGCTAAAGTAACCACCTTTATCGCCCCTGGAACCGTATTTGTACCGATGCACTGGGGGGCATTATGGGCTGAGGATGCAGAAGCGAATAATTTAACCCATCCCCACGCCTGTCCTGACTCCCGCCAACCGGAATTAAAAGCTTGTGCTGTTCAACTTATCAGAAAATAG
- a CDS encoding NAD(P)/FAD-dependent oxidoreductase, whose translation MKRFDVVVIGAGPAGGQCARKLTQAGQQVLLVEQHETFYKNDFSSAATPLETLEKFDLPETVIGSYWQNLVIVTTNVQQKWQSPTPLGAVFDFAKLREFLATEVKNQGGEVWMGYRYLQYVKNHQNTIVELKQRSTGEIIQVETQILVDATGPARAVMYNKKQLQPNYLTGTGIEYLIELSETDYQQYSQDLIFFLGHRWMPRGYSWIFPMGNNRLKVGSAQLNCSHEWVDKTQTLRFYVELLLTDYLGGISYKMINHHGGMLKYCSGLEDLYYQDNIIAIGDAVSMVNMLGGEGIRHGMQNANIACQYIQDYLTGKITDFAGYRQEIRQTYTRTWNWSEQMGLSKYLKYSDQSIDKGVSYLKDLSLEDMMAILFDYDFKRLYKAAFKYLRYKIAAIWTRLKLKLNLT comes from the coding sequence ATGAAACGTTTCGATGTTGTGGTTATTGGTGCGGGGCCAGCCGGAGGTCAATGTGCAAGAAAACTCACCCAAGCGGGTCAGCAGGTGTTATTAGTTGAACAACATGAAACTTTTTATAAAAATGATTTTTCCAGTGCCGCTACGCCTTTAGAAACCTTGGAAAAATTCGATTTACCAGAAACCGTGATCGGCAGTTATTGGCAAAATTTAGTCATTGTTACTACGAATGTTCAGCAAAAATGGCAGTCTCCAACTCCTTTGGGGGCTGTTTTTGATTTTGCTAAATTACGCGAATTTTTAGCCACAGAAGTTAAAAATCAGGGGGGCGAAGTTTGGATGGGATATCGTTATCTTCAGTATGTTAAAAATCATCAAAATACGATTGTTGAATTAAAGCAACGGTCTACGGGAGAAATCATTCAAGTTGAAACGCAAATATTAGTGGATGCGACAGGCCCAGCTAGGGCAGTTATGTATAATAAAAAACAACTGCAACCGAATTATTTAACCGGGACGGGAATAGAATATTTAATTGAACTTTCAGAAACTGATTATCAACAGTATTCTCAGGATTTAATTTTCTTTTTAGGTCATCGCTGGATGCCGAGGGGTTATTCTTGGATTTTTCCGATGGGAAATAATCGCTTAAAAGTGGGCTCTGCTCAATTAAATTGTTCCCATGAATGGGTTGATAAAACTCAAACTTTACGTTTCTATGTGGAGTTATTGTTAACAGATTATTTAGGGGGAATTTCCTATAAAATGATTAACCATCATGGGGGAATGTTAAAATATTGTAGTGGGTTAGAAGATCTTTATTATCAGGATAATATTATTGCTATTGGAGATGCAGTTTCAATGGTGAATATGTTAGGAGGAGAGGGTATTCGTCATGGAATGCAAAATGCTAATATTGCTTGTCAATATATTCAAGATTATCTTACGGGAAAAATAACAGATTTTGCCGGATATCGTCAGGAAATTCGACAAACATATACCCGAACTTGGAATTGGTCGGAACAAATGGGATTAAGTAAATATTTAAAATATAGTGATCAGTCTATTGATAAGGGGGTATCCTATCTCAAAGATTTATCTTTAGAAGATATGATGGCGATTTTATTTGATTATGATTTTAAACGATTATATAAAGCCGCGTTTAAATATTTGCGTTATAAAATTGCAGCGATTTGGACGAGATTAAAACTTAAACTTAATTTAACCTAG
- a CDS encoding Uma2 family endonuclease, with product MIAQTETKNYTPEEYLELEIASETRNEYRNGEIIPMTGGTPDHNEIAGNLHTLLKLALRGQSYRIFITDQRLWIPEVSLYTYPDVMVLQKPIELQIGRKDTVLNPGFIAEVLSKSTQNYDRSEKFASYRTIPTFQEYLLIDQYRIHVEHYVKTDVNQWIFSEYDDPNVTLSFSNFETQILIADLYENIDFNNQ from the coding sequence ATGATTGCTCAAACTGAGACAAAAAACTACACCCCTGAAGAATATTTAGAACTTGAAATTGCCTCCGAAACCCGCAACGAATACCGCAATGGAGAAATTATTCCGATGACTGGTGGAACACCCGACCATAACGAAATTGCAGGAAACCTTCACACTTTGCTTAAACTGGCCTTAAGAGGTCAATCTTATCGCATTTTTATCACAGATCAACGCCTTTGGATTCCAGAGGTTAGCCTCTATACCTATCCTGATGTAATGGTACTTCAAAAGCCGATAGAACTGCAAATCGGACGCAAAGACACGGTATTAAATCCTGGCTTTATTGCGGAAGTTCTATCTAAATCGACCCAAAACTATGATCGTAGTGAAAAATTTGCTTCCTATCGCACCATTCCCACTTTCCAAGAATATCTGTTAATCGATCAATATCGAATTCATGTCGAACACTATGTTAAAACTGATGTCAATCAATGGATTTTTTCAGAATATGATGATCCCAATGTTACCCTATCCTTTAGTAACTTTGAAACGCAAATTTTAATCGCCGATCTCTATGAAAATATCGACTTCAATAACCAATAA
- a CDS encoding BMC domain-containing protein, whose translation MPEAVGVIQTLGFPGVLAAADAMVKAARVTLVYYDLAERGEFIVAVRGPTSEVVPAVQAGVEAAEKTFGCSLITYYVVPNPPENIVDVMSIGYTELSERFRT comes from the coding sequence ATGCCAGAGGCAGTTGGTGTCATACAAACCCTGGGTTTTCCAGGGGTTTTAGCCGCAGCAGATGCGATGGTCAAAGCTGCGCGAGTTACCCTTGTTTACTATGATTTAGCAGAACGGGGGGAGTTTATCGTCGCAGTTCGTGGCCCAACATCGGAGGTGGTTCCTGCTGTCCAAGCTGGTGTTGAAGCGGCAGAAAAGACGTTTGGCTGTTCACTAATTACTTACTACGTCGTTCCTAACCCCCCTGAGAACATTGTAGATGTTATGTCAATTGGCTACACAGAACTGAGTGAACGTTTCCGCACTTAA
- a CDS encoding carbonic anhydrase, producing MKNDFKGIQKCSCQGNCSHLLSRRGFMRSLLTTVVSIPLLEFAQPALSANHHAKALVLSCIDFRFMTAEQQFLANILPQQYDWTALAGASLALSGFPHEAESTAFLDQLDLSYKLHSIEKVIILDHEDCGAYASLIDPNLHQNPEREYQVHSDYLNQAYRMIDHRYPNLDVELYFVTLESEFQLVT from the coding sequence ATGAAAAATGATTTTAAGGGGATTCAAAAATGTTCCTGTCAGGGGAATTGCTCTCATCTGTTGAGTCGTCGTGGGTTTATGCGATCGCTCTTAACAACTGTTGTTTCTATTCCTCTGTTGGAATTTGCTCAACCTGCTTTATCTGCAAATCATCACGCCAAAGCTTTAGTTTTAAGTTGTATTGATTTTCGGTTTATGACCGCAGAACAGCAATTTTTGGCTAATATTTTGCCCCAACAATATGATTGGACGGCTCTGGCGGGTGCTTCCTTAGCCCTGTCTGGCTTTCCCCATGAAGCCGAATCAACGGCTTTTTTAGATCAATTAGATTTATCCTATAAACTCCATTCTATTGAAAAAGTGATCATTTTAGATCATGAAGATTGTGGAGCTTATGCGAGTTTAATTGACCCTAACCTCCATCAAAATCCAGAACGGGAATATCAAGTGCATAGCGATTATTTAAACCAAGCTTATAGAATGATTGATCATCGTTATCCTAATCTGGATGTAGAGCTTTATTTTGTTACCCTAGAGTCGGAATTTCAACTCGTGACTTAG
- the mtnA gene encoding S-methyl-5-thioribose-1-phosphate isomerase: MTSNLTQVYPIIWESDRASLIDQTRLPDEYTRIEVTTYQQMATAIKTMIVRGAPAIGIAAAYGLCLGAKEIKTSDRQVFFNQLEEIAQVLRATRPTAVNLFWAIDQMLKTATETPGTIDEIKTALLQKANAIKEEDIQTCFAIGEAGLTVLPKTPEKLTILTHCNAGALATGGYGTALGVIRSAWNSGRLNRVYADETRPRLQGAKLTTWECVQDHIPVTLISDNMAAYCMKQGLIHAVVVGADRITANGDAANKIGTYSLAIVAKFHNVPFFVAAPLSTVDFKLATGDEIPIEERDAREVYQVGSTRICPEGVDFFNPAFDVTPAELITAIITEKGAVIPGELRQFSIS; this comes from the coding sequence ATGACCTCAAATCTAACTCAAGTTTATCCGATTATTTGGGAAAGCGATCGCGCTTCCCTCATCGACCAAACCCGTCTTCCCGATGAATATACCCGAATAGAAGTTACAACCTATCAACAAATGGCAACAGCCATTAAAACGATGATTGTTCGGGGTGCCCCTGCCATTGGCATTGCGGCTGCTTATGGGTTATGTTTAGGCGCAAAGGAGATTAAAACTTCAGACCGTCAAGTATTTTTTAATCAATTAGAAGAAATTGCCCAAGTATTAAGAGCCACTCGTCCAACGGCGGTTAATTTATTTTGGGCAATTGATCAAATGTTAAAAACTGCAACAGAAACCCCCGGCACAATTGACGAGATTAAAACCGCTTTATTGCAAAAAGCAAATGCGATTAAAGAAGAGGATATTCAAACCTGTTTTGCTATTGGAGAAGCTGGGTTAACGGTATTACCGAAAACACCCGAAAAACTAACAATTCTCACCCATTGTAATGCAGGTGCTTTAGCAACAGGAGGCTATGGAACCGCTTTAGGAGTGATTCGTTCGGCTTGGAATTCTGGACGCTTAAATCGAGTGTATGCGGATGAAACCCGCCCCCGTTTACAAGGGGCAAAATTAACAACTTGGGAATGTGTACAAGATCATATTCCGGTGACATTAATTTCCGATAATATGGCTGCCTATTGTATGAAACAAGGGTTAATTCATGCGGTAGTTGTGGGAGCAGATCGAATTACTGCGAATGGAGATGCTGCGAATAAAATTGGAACCTATAGTTTAGCAATTGTTGCCAAATTCCATAACGTTCCTTTCTTTGTGGCTGCACCCCTATCAACGGTTGATTTTAAATTAGCAACCGGAGATGAAATTCCCATTGAAGAACGAGATGCAAGGGAAGTTTATCAAGTGGGTTCAACGCGAATTTGTCCCGAAGGCGTAGATTTTTTTAACCCCGCTTTTGATGTCACTCCCGCCGAATTAATTACCGCTATTATTACCGAAAAAGGGGCGGTTATTCCTGGGGAATTAAGACAGTTTTCTATTAGTTAA
- a CDS encoding SulP family inorganic anion transporter, producing the protein MTETVIKQEQQPVGLGRIFTHWRGDLTGGITAAIVALPLALAFAVASGVEPKAGLYTAIIAGIVAAVCGGSQVQITGPTGAMAVILIGIVSKYGIEKVWIAGVMAGVIQIALGVTKLGQVVKFIPHPVTTGFTNGIAVIIFCSQLNNFFGLDLPRSEHFLPGLLDTFSHLENINWETVAIASVVIVTKLFWAKITRLIPGSLVGLVLATGLTAYFHLNIHTIGEIPQSLPLPHGIPHWQDWGLLRELINPALALAALGSIESLLSAVVADGMTVSDKHNSNRELIGQGLANIVVPFFGGIPATGAIARTAVNVRSGGKTRLSGVIHGVALALIVVVFAPLAAQIPLAALAGILMVTSIRMIEWETIGLLLRSDYADFGVMLLTLLITIVFDLILAVEVGLIAASILFIKRMSELEMAKVPEAEAFPPGIPLELTQEIAVYRVDGPLFFGAAERFATFLREEPQVKYLILRLRFVPNIDTTALVALEDIYQDLKRRGCRLILSGLQPQVQQRLERSGLLDKIGQNNCFETTDAAIRSLQEPVQEKVLEFQT; encoded by the coding sequence ATGACAGAAACAGTGATTAAACAAGAACAACAACCCGTTGGGTTAGGTAGGATTTTCACCCATTGGCGAGGTGATTTAACCGGGGGAATTACCGCCGCAATTGTAGCTTTACCCTTGGCTTTAGCCTTTGCGGTCGCCAGTGGAGTTGAACCGAAAGCAGGGCTTTATACCGCCATTATCGCCGGAATTGTAGCAGCCGTGTGTGGGGGGTCACAGGTGCAAATTACAGGGCCTACAGGGGCAATGGCGGTGATTCTGATTGGAATTGTCAGTAAATATGGGATTGAGAAAGTTTGGATTGCCGGAGTAATGGCCGGAGTCATTCAAATCGCTTTGGGAGTGACTAAATTAGGTCAAGTCGTTAAATTTATTCCCCATCCAGTCACCACTGGCTTTACGAATGGGATTGCGGTGATTATTTTTTGTAGCCAACTGAATAATTTTTTCGGCTTAGATTTACCTCGAAGTGAACACTTCCTACCCGGACTATTGGATACTTTCAGCCATTTAGAAAATATTAATTGGGAAACGGTCGCCATCGCCAGTGTTGTGATTGTCACCAAACTATTTTGGGCAAAAATCACCCGTCTGATTCCAGGTTCTTTGGTGGGATTAGTCTTAGCAACCGGATTAACGGCCTATTTTCACCTGAATATTCACACAATTGGCGAAATTCCCCAATCTCTCCCCCTTCCTCATGGTATTCCCCATTGGCAAGATTGGGGCTTACTCAGAGAATTGATTAATCCCGCCTTAGCATTAGCAGCGTTAGGGAGTATTGAATCGTTACTGTCGGCGGTCGTCGCTGATGGTATGACCGTTAGCGATAAACACAATAGCAACCGAGAACTGATTGGTCAAGGATTGGCTAATATTGTTGTTCCCTTCTTTGGGGGAATTCCAGCGACTGGAGCCATCGCCCGCACTGCGGTTAACGTGCGCTCTGGGGGTAAGACCCGGCTTTCGGGTGTAATTCATGGTGTTGCTCTGGCTCTGATTGTGGTGGTATTCGCGCCTCTAGCGGCTCAAATTCCCCTAGCCGCCTTAGCTGGAATTTTGATGGTGACGAGTATTAGGATGATTGAGTGGGAAACCATTGGCTTACTGTTGAGATCAGATTACGCTGATTTTGGGGTGATGCTCCTGACTTTGTTAATCACGATTGTCTTTGATTTAATTCTGGCTGTGGAAGTGGGTTTGATTGCTGCGAGTATTTTATTTATTAAGCGGATGAGCGAGCTTGAAATGGCTAAAGTTCCTGAAGCAGAAGCTTTTCCTCCGGGAATTCCACTAGAATTAACTCAAGAAATTGCGGTTTATCGAGTTGATGGCCCTCTATTTTTTGGGGCTGCGGAACGATTTGCGACGTTCTTACGAGAAGAACCTCAAGTCAAGTATTTAATTTTACGATTGCGGTTTGTTCCTAATATTGATACAACCGCATTAGTGGCTCTCGAAGACATCTATCAAGACTTAAAACGTCGAGGTTGTCGTTTGATTTTAAGTGGTCTACAACCTCAAGTTCAGCAGCGTTTAGAACGGAGTGGTCTTTTGGATAAAATTGGTCAAAATAATTGTTTTGAAACGACTGATGCAGCCATTCGCTCTTTACAAGAACCTGTTCAAGAAAAAGTGTTGGAATTTCAAACATGA
- a CDS encoding type II toxin-antitoxin system HicB family antitoxin has translation MKNREFYVVIKRDEDGIYIGEVPQLKACYSQGETIDELIQNIREVIEMCLEELEEESITEFIGVLP, from the coding sequence ATGAAAAATAGAGAATTTTACGTTGTTATTAAACGAGATGAAGATGGAATTTATATTGGTGAAGTTCCACAACTAAAGGCTTGCTATAGCCAAGGAGAAACCATTGATGAACTCATCCAAAATATCCGTGAAGTGATTGAAATGTGTCTTGAAGAATTAGAAGAAGAGTCAATTACCGAGTTTATTGGCGTACTGCCCTAA
- a CDS encoding type II toxin-antitoxin system RelN family antitoxin, which yields MKAVKVMAMINDQGQLTLDHPLITDKNSRVEVIVLIPEQTDLNDKYQAEVLADFRQAWQEAMTGQTIPVAQLWEGIEDV from the coding sequence ATGAAAGCAGTTAAAGTCATGGCAATGATTAATGATCAAGGACAACTAACCTTGGATCATCCTCTCATAACCGATAAAAATAGCCGTGTAGAAGTCATTGTTCTAATTCCAGAACAGACAGATCTAAATGATAAATATCAAGCAGAAGTCTTAGCAGATTTTCGGCAAGCTTGGCAGGAAGCAATGACTGGACAAACTATTCCAGTTGCTCAACTTTGGGAAGGAATTGAAGATGTCTAA
- a CDS encoding type II toxin-antitoxin system RelE family toxin → MSKQPLIQVEVSSTFKRNIRTLAKKYRSIRNDIQPIIEQLERGELLGDQIPEIGYTVFKLRVRNSDIQKGKSGGYRLIYYIKTATAIILLTIYAKSEQVDIATDDIRSIIREFEQQATDSKEDV, encoded by the coding sequence ATGTCTAAGCAGCCTTTAATTCAAGTTGAAGTTTCGTCAACATTCAAACGAAATATACGCACTCTTGCTAAGAAATATCGCAGTATTCGGAATGATATACAACCCATCATCGAACAACTTGAGCGCGGAGAGTTACTAGGAGATCAAATACCGGAAATTGGTTATACAGTCTTCAAGCTAAGAGTCCGAAATAGCGACATTCAAAAAGGTAAAAGTGGTGGCTACCGTCTAATTTACTATATCAAAACAGCAACGGCAATTATTTTACTGACGATTTACGCCAAATCTGAACAAGTCGATATTGCCACAGATGATATTCGGAGCATCATTAGAGAATTTGAACAACAGGCGACAGACAGTAAAGAGGATGTCTAA
- a CDS encoding type I restriction enzyme HsdR N-terminal domain-containing protein, whose product MNLAYILKDSNYKLSQFNSTEIEQLEQSIILKSTKSGETPYTVCLVRKKEIKLTPEEAIRQLYLRVLTGRFHYPIDRIQVEYGVNFGREVKRADIVIMDKDRRDAIYILVELKKPKLKDGKEQLRSYCNATGAPIGIWTNGDQITRYQRKDPNFFELIPEIPTANQTLADVLQKSFTLDDLKKLSQEEKQRSLKEVIAEMEDEVLANAGVDVFEEVFKLIFTKLYDEWMSGRKGQSGKRQLQFFNSGQKASN is encoded by the coding sequence ATGAACCTAGCCTATATTTTGAAGGACTCGAATTACAAGCTATCACAGTTTAACTCTACAGAAATTGAACAACTAGAACAGTCAATTATCCTCAAGTCCACTAAAAGTGGTGAAACTCCCTACACGGTTTGTTTGGTTCGCAAAAAGGAAATTAAACTTACACCAGAAGAAGCAATTCGGCAATTATATTTACGAGTGTTAACGGGACGCTTTCACTATCCAATTGATCGTATTCAAGTAGAATATGGGGTGAATTTTGGGCGGGAAGTAAAACGGGCTGATATTGTGATCATGGATAAAGATCGCCGGGATGCTATTTATATTCTGGTCGAACTAAAAAAACCTAAATTGAAGGATGGTAAAGAACAGTTACGCTCCTATTGTAATGCTACGGGTGCACCGATCGGTATTTGGACAAATGGCGATCAAATTACCCGCTATCAACGCAAAGATCCTAATTTCTTTGAATTAATTCCTGAAATTCCGACGGCAAATCAAACCTTAGCGGATGTTTTGCAAAAGAGTTTCACTTTAGATGATCTGAAAAAATTGAGTCAAGAGGAAAAACAGCGATCGCTTAAAGAAGTAATTGCAGAAATGGAAGATGAGGTATTAGCTAATGCTGGAGTAGATGTATTTGAAGAAGTATTTAAACTAATTTTTACAAAACTTTATGATGAATGGATGTCTGGGCGTAAGGGACAGAGTGGAAAACGACAATTACAGTTTTTTAATTCTGGGCAAAAGGCTTCAAACTGA